From a region of the Tiliqua scincoides isolate rTilSci1 chromosome 4, rTilSci1.hap2, whole genome shotgun sequence genome:
- the ITCH gene encoding E3 ubiquitin-protein ligase Itchy homolog isoform X1, with the protein MIVNGTYSWVHDPSCGMAGNGSRSESVSGLTMKSQLQITVISAKLKENKNKWFGPSPYVEVSVDGQSKKTEKCNNTNSPKWKQILTVIVTPFSKLNFRVWSHQTLKSDVLLGSATLDIHETLKTNNMKLEEVVMNMMLVGDKEAVDGIGELSVCLDGMQVDPELLTNCDTPSMKSPTQNDGSRTQNETRNNTNGPESCEAAASSDSRMANGSDSPLIANGGFKPSRPPRPSRPPPPTPRRPAAPSPCVNGPSSTESEGATAGPVPTTASSTSEQNSDVMSAGTTVPAAALTTPPVSRQVQPVTPASQPHHTVGQGPLPPGWEQRVDQHGRVYYVDHVEKRTTWDRPEPLPPGWERRVDNMGRIYYVDHFTRTTTWQRPTLESVRNYEQWQLQRSQLQGAMQQFNQRFIYGNQDFTQSKEFDPLGPLPHGWEKRTDGNGRVYFVNHNTRITQWEDPRSQGQLNEKPLPEGWEMRFTVDGIPYFVDHNRRTTTYIDPRTGKSALDNGPQIAYVRDFKAKVQYFRFWCQQLAMPQHIKITVSRKTLFEDSFQQIMSLSPQDLRRRLWVIFPGEEGLDYGGVAREWFFLLSHEVLNPMYCLFEYAGKDNYCLQINPASYINPDHLKYFRFIGRFIAMALFHGKFIDTGFSLPFYKRILNKPVGLKDLESVDPEFYNSLIWVKENNIEECGLEMYFSVDKEILGEVKSHDLKPNGSNILVTEENKEEYTRLVAEWRLSRGVEEQTQAFFEGFNEILPQQYLQYFDAKELEVLLCGMQEIDLTDWQRHTIYRHYTRTSKQIIWFWQFVKEIDNEKRMRLLQFVTGTCRLPVGGFSDLMGSNGPQKFCIEKVGKENWLPRSHTCFNRLDLPPYKSYEQLKEKLLFAIEETEGFGQE; encoded by the exons GTTCATGACCCTTCCTGTGGTATGGCTGGTAATGGGTCAAGATCAGAGTCTGTCAGTGGCCTAACTATGAAATCACAGCTTCAGATCACTG TTATTTCTGCAAagttgaaagaaaacaaaaacaaatggttTGGACCTAGCCCATATGTGGAAGTCTCAGTCGATGGACAGTCAAAGAAGACAGAAAAATGCAACAATACGAATAGTCCAAAATGGAAACAAATTCTTACAGT aattgTCACTCCATTCAGCAAACTAAATTTTCGTGTATGGAGTCACCAAACATTGAAGTCTGACGTCTTACTGGGAAGTGCCACGCTAGATATTCATGAGACGCTAAAAACAAATAATATGAAGC TTGAAGAAGTTGTCATGAACATGATGCTTGTTGGCGACAAAGAAGCAGTTGACGGGATTGGAGAGTTGTCTGTCTGTCTAGATGGCATGCAGGTAGATCCTGAGCTTCTGACTAACTGTGATACCCCAAGTATGAAAA GCCCTACGCAGAATGATGGCTCTAGAACACAAAATGAAACAAG GAATAACACAAATGGTCCTGAAAGCTGTGAGGCTGCTGCTTCCAGTGACAGTAGGATGGCAAATGGCAGCGATTCTCCCTTAATTGCAAATGGGGGTTTTAAGCCTTCTAGACCTCCCAGACCATCTCGACCACCTCCACCCACTCCACGTAGACCTGCTGCTCCATCTC catGTGTCAATGGCCCTTCATCCACAGAATCAGAAGGGGCTACTGCAGGACCGGTGCCAACCACAGCCAGTTCAACATCGGAACAAAACTCTGATGTGATGTCGGCAGGTACAACAGTTCCAGCAGCAGCCTTGACCACACCACCAGTATCCAGACAAGTTCAGCCAGTAACTCCAGCATCACAGCCCCATCATACAGTCGGTCAAGGTCCTCTTCCACCTGG CTGGGAACAACGAGTGGACCAGCACGGTCGAGTGTATTATGTAGATCACGTTGAAAAAAGAACTACGTGGGATAGACCAGAACCACTTCCTCCAGG CTGGGAGCGCCGGGTTGACAACATGGGCCGGATTTATTATGTTGACCACTTCACCAGAACGACAACCTGGCAGCGGCCCACATTGGAATCTGTCCGGAATTATGAACAATGGCAACTTCAGCGCAGCCAACTTCAAGGAGCTATGCAGCAGTTTAACCAGAGGTTCATATATGGG AATCAAGACTTCACTCAGAGCAAAGAATTTGATCCTCTGGGTCCCCTGCCGCATGGATGGG AAAAGAGAACAGATGGAAATGGCAGAGTGTATTTTGTCAATCATAATACACGTATCACACAGTGGGAAGATCCCAGAAGTCAAGG TCAGTTAAATGAGAAACCTTTACCAGAGGGCTGGGAGATGAGATTCACTGTGGATGGGATTCCATATTTTGTGGATCACAATAGAAGAACAACAACGTATATAGATCCTCGTACTGGAAAGTCTGCTCT AGACAATGGACCTCAGATAGCCTATGTGCGTGATTTCAAAGCAAAAGTCCAATACTTCCGATTTTGGTGCCAG CAATTGGCTATGCCACAGCATATCAAAATCACAGTGAGCAGGAAAACACTATTTGAAGATTCATTTCAGCAG aTAATGAGCCTCAGTCCTCAGGACCTACGAAGACGCTTGTGGGTCATTTTCCCTGGAGAAGAAGGATTAGATTATGGAGGAGTTGCACG GGAATGGTTCTTTCTGTTGTCGCATGAAGTGCTGAATCCAATGTATTGCCTGTTTGAATATGCAGGGAAGGATAACTACTGCCTACAGATAAACCCAGCTTCTTACATCAATCCAGACCATCTGAAATATTTCCGCTTTATTGGCAGATTCATTGCCATG GCTTTGTTCCATGGGAAATTTATAGACACAGGATTTTCTCTACCATTCTACAAACGTATCCTCAACAAACCAGTAGGATTAAAAGATTTGGAGTCTGTAGATCCTGAGTTTTACAACTCTCTCATCTGGGTAAA AGAAAATAATATTGAGGAATGTGGTCTGGAGATGTATTTCTCAGTGGATAAAGAAATTTTAGGTGAAGTGAAGAGCCATGACTTGAAACCCAATGGCAGTAACATTCTTGTTACTGAGGAAAACAAGGAAGAATATACTAG GCTAGTGGCAGAGTGGAGGCTTTCTCGGGGTGTTGAAGAGCAGACACAAGCTTTCTTTGAAGGATTCAATGAGATTTTACCACAGCAGTACTTGCAATACTTTGATGCTAAGGAACTAGAA GTGCTTTTGTGTGGAATGCAAGAGATTGACTTGACTGACTGGCAAAGGCATACCATCTACCGGCATTATACCAGGACAAGCAAACAAATCATCTGGTTCTGGCAg TTTGTGAAGGAAATTGATAATGAGAAGAGAATGAGACTACTACAGTTTGTTACTGGGACATGCCGATTACCAGTTGGTGGATTTTCTGACCTCATGG GGAGTAATGGACCCCAGAAGTTCTGTATTGAAAAAGTTGGTAAAGAAAACTGGTTACCTAGAAGCCATACTTG
- the ITCH gene encoding E3 ubiquitin-protein ligase Itchy homolog isoform X2, protein MAGNGSRSESVSGLTMKSQLQITVISAKLKENKNKWFGPSPYVEVSVDGQSKKTEKCNNTNSPKWKQILTVIVTPFSKLNFRVWSHQTLKSDVLLGSATLDIHETLKTNNMKLEEVVMNMMLVGDKEAVDGIGELSVCLDGMQVDPELLTNCDTPSMKSPTQNDGSRTQNETRNNTNGPESCEAAASSDSRMANGSDSPLIANGGFKPSRPPRPSRPPPPTPRRPAAPSPCVNGPSSTESEGATAGPVPTTASSTSEQNSDVMSAGTTVPAAALTTPPVSRQVQPVTPASQPHHTVGQGPLPPGWEQRVDQHGRVYYVDHVEKRTTWDRPEPLPPGWERRVDNMGRIYYVDHFTRTTTWQRPTLESVRNYEQWQLQRSQLQGAMQQFNQRFIYGNQDFTQSKEFDPLGPLPHGWEKRTDGNGRVYFVNHNTRITQWEDPRSQGQLNEKPLPEGWEMRFTVDGIPYFVDHNRRTTTYIDPRTGKSALDNGPQIAYVRDFKAKVQYFRFWCQQLAMPQHIKITVSRKTLFEDSFQQIMSLSPQDLRRRLWVIFPGEEGLDYGGVAREWFFLLSHEVLNPMYCLFEYAGKDNYCLQINPASYINPDHLKYFRFIGRFIAMALFHGKFIDTGFSLPFYKRILNKPVGLKDLESVDPEFYNSLIWVKENNIEECGLEMYFSVDKEILGEVKSHDLKPNGSNILVTEENKEEYTRLVAEWRLSRGVEEQTQAFFEGFNEILPQQYLQYFDAKELEVLLCGMQEIDLTDWQRHTIYRHYTRTSKQIIWFWQFVKEIDNEKRMRLLQFVTGTCRLPVGGFSDLMGSNGPQKFCIEKVGKENWLPRSHTCFNRLDLPPYKSYEQLKEKLLFAIEETEGFGQE, encoded by the exons ATGGCTGGTAATGGGTCAAGATCAGAGTCTGTCAGTGGCCTAACTATGAAATCACAGCTTCAGATCACTG TTATTTCTGCAAagttgaaagaaaacaaaaacaaatggttTGGACCTAGCCCATATGTGGAAGTCTCAGTCGATGGACAGTCAAAGAAGACAGAAAAATGCAACAATACGAATAGTCCAAAATGGAAACAAATTCTTACAGT aattgTCACTCCATTCAGCAAACTAAATTTTCGTGTATGGAGTCACCAAACATTGAAGTCTGACGTCTTACTGGGAAGTGCCACGCTAGATATTCATGAGACGCTAAAAACAAATAATATGAAGC TTGAAGAAGTTGTCATGAACATGATGCTTGTTGGCGACAAAGAAGCAGTTGACGGGATTGGAGAGTTGTCTGTCTGTCTAGATGGCATGCAGGTAGATCCTGAGCTTCTGACTAACTGTGATACCCCAAGTATGAAAA GCCCTACGCAGAATGATGGCTCTAGAACACAAAATGAAACAAG GAATAACACAAATGGTCCTGAAAGCTGTGAGGCTGCTGCTTCCAGTGACAGTAGGATGGCAAATGGCAGCGATTCTCCCTTAATTGCAAATGGGGGTTTTAAGCCTTCTAGACCTCCCAGACCATCTCGACCACCTCCACCCACTCCACGTAGACCTGCTGCTCCATCTC catGTGTCAATGGCCCTTCATCCACAGAATCAGAAGGGGCTACTGCAGGACCGGTGCCAACCACAGCCAGTTCAACATCGGAACAAAACTCTGATGTGATGTCGGCAGGTACAACAGTTCCAGCAGCAGCCTTGACCACACCACCAGTATCCAGACAAGTTCAGCCAGTAACTCCAGCATCACAGCCCCATCATACAGTCGGTCAAGGTCCTCTTCCACCTGG CTGGGAACAACGAGTGGACCAGCACGGTCGAGTGTATTATGTAGATCACGTTGAAAAAAGAACTACGTGGGATAGACCAGAACCACTTCCTCCAGG CTGGGAGCGCCGGGTTGACAACATGGGCCGGATTTATTATGTTGACCACTTCACCAGAACGACAACCTGGCAGCGGCCCACATTGGAATCTGTCCGGAATTATGAACAATGGCAACTTCAGCGCAGCCAACTTCAAGGAGCTATGCAGCAGTTTAACCAGAGGTTCATATATGGG AATCAAGACTTCACTCAGAGCAAAGAATTTGATCCTCTGGGTCCCCTGCCGCATGGATGGG AAAAGAGAACAGATGGAAATGGCAGAGTGTATTTTGTCAATCATAATACACGTATCACACAGTGGGAAGATCCCAGAAGTCAAGG TCAGTTAAATGAGAAACCTTTACCAGAGGGCTGGGAGATGAGATTCACTGTGGATGGGATTCCATATTTTGTGGATCACAATAGAAGAACAACAACGTATATAGATCCTCGTACTGGAAAGTCTGCTCT AGACAATGGACCTCAGATAGCCTATGTGCGTGATTTCAAAGCAAAAGTCCAATACTTCCGATTTTGGTGCCAG CAATTGGCTATGCCACAGCATATCAAAATCACAGTGAGCAGGAAAACACTATTTGAAGATTCATTTCAGCAG aTAATGAGCCTCAGTCCTCAGGACCTACGAAGACGCTTGTGGGTCATTTTCCCTGGAGAAGAAGGATTAGATTATGGAGGAGTTGCACG GGAATGGTTCTTTCTGTTGTCGCATGAAGTGCTGAATCCAATGTATTGCCTGTTTGAATATGCAGGGAAGGATAACTACTGCCTACAGATAAACCCAGCTTCTTACATCAATCCAGACCATCTGAAATATTTCCGCTTTATTGGCAGATTCATTGCCATG GCTTTGTTCCATGGGAAATTTATAGACACAGGATTTTCTCTACCATTCTACAAACGTATCCTCAACAAACCAGTAGGATTAAAAGATTTGGAGTCTGTAGATCCTGAGTTTTACAACTCTCTCATCTGGGTAAA AGAAAATAATATTGAGGAATGTGGTCTGGAGATGTATTTCTCAGTGGATAAAGAAATTTTAGGTGAAGTGAAGAGCCATGACTTGAAACCCAATGGCAGTAACATTCTTGTTACTGAGGAAAACAAGGAAGAATATACTAG GCTAGTGGCAGAGTGGAGGCTTTCTCGGGGTGTTGAAGAGCAGACACAAGCTTTCTTTGAAGGATTCAATGAGATTTTACCACAGCAGTACTTGCAATACTTTGATGCTAAGGAACTAGAA GTGCTTTTGTGTGGAATGCAAGAGATTGACTTGACTGACTGGCAAAGGCATACCATCTACCGGCATTATACCAGGACAAGCAAACAAATCATCTGGTTCTGGCAg TTTGTGAAGGAAATTGATAATGAGAAGAGAATGAGACTACTACAGTTTGTTACTGGGACATGCCGATTACCAGTTGGTGGATTTTCTGACCTCATGG GGAGTAATGGACCCCAGAAGTTCTGTATTGAAAAAGTTGGTAAAGAAAACTGGTTACCTAGAAGCCATACTTG